From the Candidatus Bathyarchaeota archaeon genome, the window GAATAGAACTATAGCTATTAAAAGCCACGAATACTTGGAGGGTAAAAATGCAGATTAAATTATTGCACGCGATTTTATCTGGAGCATTAATAGCCTTTGTACTCGGTTTCTATCTAATCCCTGAGACTTGGCAAATGATGAGCCGAGAACCAACTTTCGAACCAATTACTACTGGCATGGCAACCATAGGAATTGTCGCATCAGTCGCTATTATAGCAATCACTCTGCTCTCGTTTAAATTGGTGAGAAGAATAGAAGAGTAAGTGGGCACTCAATCCGCGCGCGCATAAAATCTTAGATATAAGCAGTAGTTAGGTGCATATGTAGTAGGTTGGAAGGGGTAGAAAATGATATTCAAGGAGACATTGACGAATGGAGAAGGTCGCAACGATGACCGAGAGTTATTTCACTGACCCAAAGCACCAACCGACTCCGGAGGAAATCCGATCGGCTCTAGGCTCTTGCTTCCCACTCTGGGAGCGCTTGACCATCTTCATCGAGAAGTCCTACCGGATAGAAGGAACCTGGAGCACATGGGGCCCAGCCAAGAGCGGCTGGAATCTCCGCTACCGGCGAAACGGCAAATCACTGACTGCGCTACATCCACAGCGGGAACGAATCCTTGCGCAGATCGTACTCGGCAAGGCTCAGGCCGAGCGTGCCCTGCAGCTTGAGCTCGGAGAGAAGATCTCGCGGATGCTGCAGGAGGCCCCGCAGTTGCGAGACGGGCGTTGGCTGTTCATTCCAGTGACCAGCGAATCCGATGCAAAGGATGTGGAGAAGCTGCTGCTGACAAAGATGCGACCGCCTCGGAACACATTATAAGGGCTATGGCGATACCAACTGAGCTTACGCAGCTTGAGTAAAACGGAGGAACATTGAGATGATTCCGAGACAGGAATTCGGACGTACAGGACATCAAAGCACACGCGTCATTTTCGGCGCCTATGCGCTCAACAAAGCAACGCAGGCAGAAGCGGATAGCGCATTGGCGCTGTTGCAAGAATACGGAGTGAATCACATCGATACCGCGCCCATGTACGGCAACGCAGAGAAGGTCATCGGGCCTTGGTTGGCCAAGCATCGAAATGACTTCTTCGTTGCCACCAAAACCCGCAGACGCTCACGCCCAGGAGCCTTGGACAATCTGAAGCGATCGTTGGAACGGCTACGCGTCGACTACATCGATCTCTGGCAAATGCATGGCCTGACCAACCCGGCAGGTTGGGAAAAAGTGATGGGGCCTGAGGGCGCCTTGGAGGCCTTTATTGAAGCGCGTGATAAAGGTTTGGTGCGGTTTCTGGGCGTCACAGGCCACGGTAACAAAGTGCCGGCAATGCACAAACGCAGCTTGGAGCGTTTTGATTTCGATACAGTCTTATTGCCGTACAACTACGTGCTGATGCAGAATCCCCGTTATGCAGCTGATTTCAATGAGTTAGTTGGGTTGTGCCGTAAGCGCAACGTTTCAGTACAAACCATCAAATCCATTGCTCGGCGGCCGTGGGGGAACCGTCCCAAGACTTACAATACGTATTTCTATGAACCTTTAGAGACTCAAATTGCTATTGATAAGTCGGTGCATTGGTCATTGGGTTTCCCGGACAGCTTTCTGATCACAGCAGGTGATATGCAGCTTCTGCCCAAGATGTTGGATGCTGCCAATCGTTTTGAGAAGCGACCACCCGATATAGAAATGAGCGCTATTGTTGATGAGCTTGATATCCAGCCGATTTTCTCGTGAGTATTATTTTTTTGGGTAAAGTTTTATCAAACCAAACCAACCAAACGACGAGTGGCGGAAAAATCGCAGCACACGCCAGGATTTACTGCGCGCGCGCATGGCTTCACAAACAATACTTAAAGCCAGAGATTTGAAAACTAGCGAATTCATACAGCAATATGGTTCAAAAATTACCCTGGAGAAAGTACCTTTGTTCAGAAGCTTCACAAGACCTAAACTGAATGTTGAACCATAAGAACCAAAGAAACCCAACCTAATACAAAGAATATTAAGAGTAGTAATAGGAGCATGAAAGATGGGAAGAAAGAAAAGCGAAGACAATGATGTATCAATGTTTAGTGGGTTGACAGTTGAAGCCATTACATTTGATGATTTCTATACTTTGCGTTATCCAGTTGAAGAAGGAGAGGACATCATTTATCCAATATTGAAAGCGTTGAAGCAACAAGGATTAGATATAAATGATGAAGAATTTCTGAAACGATATTTCAAAGAGGATGAACTTTATCGAAGAAAACTGGAAGAAACTCTGAGTGAATCGTTACTAGATGACATAGTGAAAAATGCTCTAGTATTATGTGTTTATGAGCCTAGAACTGCTAGCACAGTTGTA encodes:
- a CDS encoding DUF3788 domain-containing protein produces the protein MEKVATMTESYFTDPKHQPTPEEIRSALGSCFPLWERLTIFIEKSYRIEGTWSTWGPAKSGWNLRYRRNGKSLTALHPQRERILAQIVLGKAQAERALQLELGEKISRMLQEAPQLRDGRWLFIPVTSESDAKDVEKLLLTKMRPPRNTL
- a CDS encoding aldo/keto reductase, which codes for MIPRQEFGRTGHQSTRVIFGAYALNKATQAEADSALALLQEYGVNHIDTAPMYGNAEKVIGPWLAKHRNDFFVATKTRRRSRPGALDNLKRSLERLRVDYIDLWQMHGLTNPAGWEKVMGPEGALEAFIEARDKGLVRFLGVTGHGNKVPAMHKRSLERFDFDTVLLPYNYVLMQNPRYAADFNELVGLCRKRNVSVQTIKSIARRPWGNRPKTYNTYFYEPLETQIAIDKSVHWSLGFPDSFLITAGDMQLLPKMLDAANRFEKRPPDIEMSAIVDELDIQPIFS